One genomic region from Nitrospira sp. encodes:
- a CDS encoding molybdenum cofactor guanylyltransferase: protein MISDVTGVLLAGGKSRRMGEDKRFVLVGQRTLFERSCAVLCELFEQVYVVIAQDSPSLRAEVPVVRDLIPDCGSLGGLYTGLQRAQTQHIFLAACDMPFLNPDVIRHMVRLKDQADIVISRWASRLQPTHAVYGRDCLPVLEEMMNLHNRKIQSMIGHPALRVRVIAEMEIRQIDHDGCSMFNINTPADLERARSVHNPGMGSVS from the coding sequence ATGATCAGCGATGTGACGGGCGTCCTACTGGCCGGGGGAAAGAGTAGGAGGATGGGAGAGGACAAGCGATTTGTCCTTGTCGGTCAGCGGACTCTCTTTGAGCGAAGCTGCGCCGTTCTCTGTGAATTGTTTGAGCAGGTTTACGTTGTCATCGCTCAAGACAGTCCTTCGCTGCGAGCAGAAGTACCAGTGGTCCGCGATCTTATTCCAGACTGCGGAAGCCTTGGAGGATTGTACACGGGCCTTCAACGGGCTCAGACTCAACATATTTTCCTTGCTGCCTGTGATATGCCGTTCCTAAACCCGGATGTCATTCGGCATATGGTTCGCCTGAAAGACCAGGCTGATATTGTTATCAGTCGGTGGGCGAGTCGTCTGCAGCCGACTCATGCCGTGTACGGCCGAGACTGCCTTCCGGTTCTTGAGGAGATGATGAATCTCCATAATCGGAAGATTCAAAGCATGATAGGTCATCCCGCTCTTCGCGTGCGCGTGATTGCTGAAATGGAGATCAGGCAAATCGATCACGATGGATGTTCCATGTTCAACATCAATACGCCGGCCGATTTAGAGCGCGCTCGATCAGTGCACAATCCTGGTATGGGTTCCGTGTCATAG